From a region of the Lactuca sativa cultivar Salinas chromosome 4, Lsat_Salinas_v11, whole genome shotgun sequence genome:
- the LOC111897431 gene encoding protein HEADING DATE 3B-like, whose amino-acid sequence MDKRLTYENTMGNLKDDAKKMDPLFPRLHISDAEKGAQRTSARNKMAISQQPVLPLSTSGLVPTYHDASYKRSVFSSFGSSCGSTRLATRFDSYRSSGINLNISLTTVKQTIETTNCQTLCNTGQQKQCDYRLFKPQDLKTTKGASIKKLEDEEDEDYLVPSLSFGNVNRGKLATASPNCTIKQENKLDNVMIENIAKEHAPCYSNRARLSETLSTELSPSSPMKRSIVVDEPEMLHDSTIRLPLKRKNFQETMMCYEDGMSVCPFSEERKTDRNVHEVLPQIDNGSLQITPDEISHIIGHEDYCKARRTIIQQQRVFQSQLFELHRLIKVQKRLAESAHFLLEDRGYQPKNMPSESIFHVDNTIRTQFHTRNDTDKRYDPSLIDLPQPSTVNGGKQPPWCLLPPPGNQWLVPMRSPSEGLVYKPYTGPCPPPVGLVAPLYGMSLTAPTSTDFSNGAYPQGIGVFPNNPLYTSYGLPSITKGFCSPSMEDNMKYNKPVTTSCNTLTLEKWPTMGEIHNLHDSKDSDLQGSSNGGDELPLFPTTPMVQDSDRCTEEKGFDERIKVIKVVPHNPKLASESAARIFQFIQEERKQNE is encoded by the exons ATGGACAAAAGACTGACGTACGAAAACACCATGGGAAACCTAAAGGACGACGCTAAAAAGATGGACCCTTTGTTCCCAAGGCTTCATATCAGTGATGCAGAAAAAGGAGCTCAACGGACCTCTGCAAGAAACAAGATGGCTATTTCACAACAGCCCGTCTTACCTCTTTCGACCAGTGGTTTGGTTCCGACTTATCAC GATGCAAGCTACAAACGAAGTGTGTTTTCATCGTTTGGAAGTTCATGTGGCTCCACAAGATTAGCTACACGATTTGATTCTTATCGCTCGAGTGGTATCAATTTGAATATCTCACTAACGACCGTTAAACAAACAATAGAAACTACAAATTGTCAAACGCTATGCAATACCGGACAACAAAAACAGTGTGATTATCGTTTGTTTAAGCCTCAAGATCTTAAAACAACAAAAGGCGCTTCAATCAagaagcttgaagatgaggaggatgAAGATTATCTGGTTCCAAGTCTGTCATTCGGGAATGTCAATAGAGGAAAGTTAGCAACCGCTAGCCCTAACTGCACAATTAAACAGGAGAACAAGCTAGATAATGTGATGATTGAAAACATTGCTAAAGAACATGCGCCATGTTATTCTAATAGAGCTCGGTTATCAGAAACATTAAGCACAGAACTTTCGCCCTCGAGTCCAATGAAGAGAAGTATTGTGGTAGATGAACCAGAGATGCTACACGATTCCACCATCAGGTTGCCATTGAAAAGAAAAAACTTTCAAGAAACCATGATGTGTTACGAAGATGGTATGTCCGTATGCCCGTTTTCAGAAGAAAGGAAAACCGATAGAAATGTTCATGAAGTTCTTCCTCAAATTGATAATGGGTCGTTACAGATAACCCCGGATGAAATTTCACATATTATTGGTCATGAAGACTATTGCAAAGCAAGAAGAACTATCATTCA GCAACAAAGAGTTTTCCAGTCACAACTCTTCGAGTTGCATAGATTGATCAAG GTGCAGAAACGACTTGCAGAATCAGCTCATTTTCTACTCGAAGATCGTGGCTATCAACCAAAGAACATGCCTTCTGAAAGCATTTTCCATGTAGATAATACGATCAGAACACAGTTTCATACAAGAAATGATACAGACAAAAGATATGATCCAAGTTTAATCGACCTCCCACAACCTTCCACCGTCAATGGTGGTAAACAACCACCCTGGTGTCTTCTTCCTCCACCGGGAAACCAATGGTTGGTGCCCATGAGGTCACCTTCCGAGGGACTAGTGTACAAACCCTACACAGGACCTTGTCCTCCACCTGTTGGTCTCGTGGCCCCTCTCTATGGTATGAGCCTAACAGCACCTACAAGTACAGACTTTAGCAATGGCGCTTACCCACAAGGAATTGGTGTATTTCCCAATAATCCACTTTATACATCTTACGGATTGCCTTCGATAACAAAGGGTTTTTGTTCTCCATCAATGGAAGATAACATGAAATATAACAAACCTGTTACGACCTCATGTAATACACTAACCCTAGAGAAATGGCCAACCATGGGTGAGATTCATAATCTGCATGACAGTAAAGATAGTGATTTGCAGGGAAGCAGTAATGGAGGAGAcgaacttcctcttttccctACTACACCAATGGTTCAAGATTCAGATCGATGTACAGAGGAAAAGGGGTTTGATGAGAGGATAAAAGTGATCAAAGTTGTACCCCATAATCCTAAATTAGCATCTGAATCAGCTGCTCGTATATTTCAGTTCATACAAGAGGAAAGGAAACAAAATGAATAG